The Metabacillus schmidteae nucleotide sequence TACTACCAACTCTTTCATCAATTCTCAGATTACGTGCGGCTGTAATTGTGATTCCTTCCAAAGCTTTTTGTTCGTCAAAGCCTTCTCTCACTGCTAGAGATGCACATAGATTTAAGTATTGAATCGGAGTGTAAGGATGGTCGGTAGTGATAGAGACTTCGACACCTCTCTCAGAAAGGGCCTGGTAGGTTTCCCATGTTTTATTCTTTAATTCAATCTTTGATCTGCGGGTTAATGTTGGTCCAACACATACTTTGGCTTGTTTCCCTATTAATTCATCTGCAATAAGATGTCCCTCTGTGCAATGCTCAATTCGATAGTCTAAGCTGAATTCCTCTGCCAATCGAATTGCACTCATAATATCATCTGCTCTGTGGGCATGGATTCGTACCGGAATTTCCCGCTTCAGTGCTTTTTTAATAGGAATTGAACGAAAATCCTCTTTATCATCAGAATACTTTGCCTGGTAAAACGCCTCTCTCAGCATTCCCATTATGCCCATTCTAGTAATGGATTCCTTATTACCATGACTATGCATCCGTTTAGGATTTTCTCCAAGAGCTATTTTAAGTCCTGCGGTTTCCTGCAGTATCATCTTTGAAACATTAATACCATATGTCTTAATAACAGAAGTGGTTCCTCCGATTACATTTGCACTTCCAGGCATCACATGTGCGGTTGTAATTCCATATTTAATAGCATCTTTAAATGCCGGGTCCAGAGGATGGACACCATCTAGTGCCCGGATGTGTGGGGTAATGGGCTCGATTGTTTCATTTGCATCATTGCCTGCCCAGCCAGTTCCTTCATCATAGAGACCTAAGTGTGTGTGAACATCAATAAAGCCGGGGAATAGGTATTTATCTTTACATATAATTATTTCTGTTGATTCAATTGGCTCTAAATTTTTTCCGATTGTTTTAATTTTCCCGTTTTCAACAAGAACATCTGTCTCATAAATAGGAGGAGAGGTTATAGGATAAACGGTTGCTTGTTTAAAAAGTGTTGATTTCATCCTTCAATACTCCTTATTTTTTACTTTTAAAGATTTTTCATAATTTTAAGATGGTGTTAAAATATCTTGTAAAGTTTTATCCAGATGTGGATAAGTAAATGTGAAACCATCTTCCAAAGCTTTTTCAGGTAGTACCTTTTGTCCTTCAAGAATTAGCAGGCTCATCTCACCTAAAACCAATTTTAATGCAAAGGAAGGTGCCGGAAGCCAATGTGGCCGGTGGAGTACCTTTCCGATTGTTTTCCCGAATTCGTTCATTGTAACGGGATTTGGTGAAACCGCATTGACCGGTCCTGAAATGTTGGAATATATTATATGCTCAATCAGGCGAATGAGATCCATCACATGAATCCATGAAACCCATTGTTGACCGGATCCAAGACTTCCACCTGCAAACAGTTTGTACGGCAACACTATCTTGGATAATGCCCCTTGTTCACCCAACACAATCCCGAATCGAGTGAAAACAGTCCGAACATTAAGCTCCTGTACCTTGCTTGCTTCCTTTTCCCATACATCAACTGTTTTTGCTAAAAAATCAGACCCAATTTCAGTTGACTGTTCTGTAAAAGTTCCTGTTTCAGATGTCCCGTAAATACCGA carries:
- a CDS encoding amidohydrolase, with the translated sequence MKSTLFKQATVYPITSPPIYETDVLVENGKIKTIGKNLEPIESTEIIICKDKYLFPGFIDVHTHLGLYDEGTGWAGNDANETIEPITPHIRALDGVHPLDPAFKDAIKYGITTAHVMPGSANVIGGTTSVIKTYGINVSKMILQETAGLKIALGENPKRMHSHGNKESITRMGIMGMLREAFYQAKYSDDKEDFRSIPIKKALKREIPVRIHAHRADDIMSAIRLAEEFSLDYRIEHCTEGHLIADELIGKQAKVCVGPTLTRRSKIELKNKTWETYQALSERGVEVSITTDHPYTPIQYLNLCASLAVREGFDEQKALEGITITAARNLRIDERVGSIEVGKDADLVIWNYHPFHYLAKPELTMINGDIVYRK
- a CDS encoding TIGR01777 family oxidoreductase gives rise to the protein MKIVISGGTGFIGNHLSQYLLTKGHDVYILTRSKKTSSEKNLHFLQWLTETSDPARSLEGIDVIINLAGKSINDRWTEEAKKQIFESRVESTKAIYKIIQSLSQKPKVFINASAIGIYGTSETGTFTEQSTEIGSDFLAKTVDVWEKEASKVQELNVRTVFTRFGIVLGEQGALSKIVLPYKLFAGGSLGSGQQWVSWIHVMDLIRLIEHIIYSNISGPVNAVSPNPVTMNEFGKTIGKVLHRPHWLPAPSFALKLVLGEMSLLILEGQKVLPEKALEDGFTFTYPHLDKTLQDILTPS